A single genomic interval of Devosia oryziradicis harbors:
- a CDS encoding AbiJ-NTD4 domain-containing protein produces MTTSDSTFSHRFGFRAPDAEITVREDAPPAIRDAILMLGYSLGFSPKGMRDIVCAVMLRRPDSNNWSEEPVEREVHGLVDDAPWFRIYDLAERLYQSLQQRDSYGDKPRQYEEQLNAAFCEHGIGWKMEKGQILVRGSEAFELATATAPDMMRAAGAPTASNEMHQALIDISRRPEPDVTGAIQHAMAALECVARGYEGTSGTLGSIISRLPLPKPMDEAVRKLWGFASEQGRHILEGRDPAFEEAELVVTTAAAVSVYLIRVKARTDK; encoded by the coding sequence ATGACGACGTCGGATTCGACCTTCTCCCATCGTTTCGGCTTTCGCGCGCCGGATGCCGAGATCACGGTCCGTGAAGATGCCCCGCCTGCAATTCGGGACGCGATCTTGATGCTGGGCTATTCGTTGGGCTTCAGCCCCAAAGGCATGCGAGATATCGTCTGCGCCGTCATGCTGCGCCGGCCGGACAGCAACAATTGGTCGGAAGAACCGGTGGAACGAGAGGTTCATGGCCTGGTCGACGACGCGCCATGGTTCCGCATCTACGACCTTGCCGAACGGCTGTATCAATCCCTTCAACAGCGAGACAGCTATGGCGACAAGCCGCGTCAGTATGAGGAGCAGTTGAACGCCGCGTTCTGCGAGCACGGTATCGGCTGGAAGATGGAGAAAGGCCAGATCCTTGTCCGGGGGTCCGAGGCGTTCGAGCTGGCCACTGCCACGGCACCGGACATGATGCGGGCCGCAGGTGCGCCGACCGCATCCAACGAGATGCATCAGGCCCTGATCGATATCTCCCGGCGCCCTGAGCCAGATGTCACCGGGGCCATCCAGCACGCCATGGCCGCTCTCGAATGCGTGGCGCGGGGGTACGAAGGAACGAGCGGGACCCTCGGCTCAATCATAAGCCGGCTGCCGCTGCCCAAGCCGATGGACGAAGCCGTCCGAAAGCTCTGGGGCTTCGCGTCCGAGCAAGGCCGCCATATCCTCGAAGGACGGGACCCTGCTTTCGAGGAGGCCGAGTTAGTCGTCACGACCGCCGCGGCGGTCAGCGTCTACCTGATCCGCGTCAAGGCGCGGACCGATAAGTGA
- a CDS encoding response regulator receiver domain encodes MTELAVAGEPKPTFSDLVKQAFIDPIRSVLIIDDQYPTWEQIFGDVGYDSTDKTLWTPKGDILKVIKQFRNISPALTVDIHDGKHNEGIGSYLHQSDLLVLDYQLEKNETNGARAAQIIADLLNNNHFNLVMVHTAIGDLVDPFNTILMSLLTPLNIVDARADAGFALIEALEDTGDPRFSNVFKKLQDALSATAYVALQGFVRNGGKMNEYMKSGAEFAKFREIADEAGWDVGERLKVMEWGMSKHDKKVASYKSSPRDLRWNIPGNRRKPWIRTNGGFIAFAKKKNTDLLDRLQAAIEDWRPSPSRLMSSRIRAEISKQGAGAEDNALSDKHAYWQYYQELRGTPLDTSPDAHRNRRKTLLESHAARHTERLLDLIGKKAVAFGLKVLEADPTESNAKLAGFSKNYALGSIAKAERDKARSHYNAHISTKQLSGWHLHPGHVMKIGQEKWVCLSPSCDLVPMQKTSIAVRDSSSASVKPFMAVKLTKVESYTASEVNSNTLIFLKEAGVINTYTVYPRGGEFGSPIWRLFMADDYGKFEIEDDLTAKLRLSYLSGKGKQMQVEEIEARLIGQLRYEYALNLIQKLGVEFTRIGLDFSAPAG; translated from the coding sequence ATGACTGAGCTGGCAGTGGCAGGGGAGCCCAAGCCGACGTTTTCAGATCTGGTCAAGCAGGCCTTCATCGACCCGATCAGGTCGGTGCTGATCATCGACGACCAGTATCCGACCTGGGAGCAGATCTTTGGCGACGTGGGCTACGATTCCACCGACAAGACGCTTTGGACGCCCAAGGGCGATATCCTCAAGGTGATAAAGCAGTTCCGGAATATTTCTCCGGCACTGACGGTGGACATCCACGACGGCAAGCACAACGAGGGGATCGGCAGCTACCTGCACCAGTCCGACTTGCTGGTGCTCGATTATCAGCTCGAGAAGAACGAAACCAATGGCGCCCGGGCAGCGCAGATCATCGCCGATCTGCTGAACAACAACCACTTCAATCTGGTGATGGTCCATACCGCGATCGGCGATCTCGTCGATCCCTTCAACACCATTTTGATGTCGCTTCTGACACCGCTGAACATCGTCGACGCTCGCGCGGACGCCGGTTTCGCCTTGATCGAAGCCTTGGAGGACACTGGCGACCCGCGCTTCTCCAATGTTTTCAAGAAACTGCAGGACGCTCTCAGCGCGACGGCCTACGTTGCGCTCCAAGGCTTCGTCCGCAATGGCGGCAAGATGAACGAGTACATGAAGTCCGGGGCCGAGTTCGCCAAATTCCGAGAAATCGCGGACGAAGCCGGTTGGGACGTTGGTGAGCGTCTCAAGGTCATGGAATGGGGGATGTCGAAGCACGACAAGAAGGTCGCCTCCTACAAGTCTTCGCCCAGGGATCTTCGCTGGAACATTCCTGGGAACCGGCGCAAGCCCTGGATCCGCACCAATGGGGGCTTCATCGCCTTCGCTAAGAAGAAGAACACAGATCTGCTGGACCGCCTGCAAGCCGCGATCGAGGATTGGCGTCCTTCCCCGTCGAGGCTCATGTCCTCCCGCATTCGCGCCGAGATCAGTAAGCAGGGCGCTGGGGCCGAGGATAATGCCCTCAGCGACAAGCATGCCTACTGGCAATACTATCAGGAGCTGCGCGGCACGCCGTTGGACACCTCGCCCGACGCGCACAGGAATAGGCGGAAGACCCTGCTGGAGAGCCATGCTGCGCGTCATACCGAGAGGTTGCTCGACCTGATTGGCAAGAAGGCGGTCGCATTCGGCCTCAAGGTGCTGGAAGCAGACCCCACCGAGTCCAACGCCAAGCTTGCAGGGTTCTCGAAGAACTACGCCCTCGGGTCGATCGCGAAAGCAGAGCGCGACAAGGCGCGGTCCCACTACAACGCCCACATATCCACCAAACAGCTCTCGGGTTGGCACCTGCATCCCGGACATGTCATGAAGATCGGTCAAGAGAAGTGGGTGTGCTTGTCGCCGTCTTGCGACCTAGTGCCGATGCAGAAGACGTCAATCGCGGTCAGGGATTCCAGTTCGGCATCGGTGAAGCCGTTCATGGCGGTCAAGCTTACCAAGGTCGAAAGCTACACGGCTTCCGAAGTGAACTCGAACACGCTGATCTTCCTCAAGGAGGCCGGGGTTATCAACACGTATACGGTATATCCACGGGGCGGCGAGTTCGGCTCTCCGATCTGGCGGCTCTTCATGGCCGATGACTACGGCAAGTTCGAGATCGAGGACGACCTGACGGCCAAGCTTCGGTTGAGCTACCTGTCCGGCAAAGGCAAGCAGATGCAGGTAGAAGAGATCGAGGCTCGATTGATCGGTCAGTTGCGCTACGAGTACGCATTGAACCTGATCCAGAAGCTGGGGGTCGAATTCACCAGGATCGGTTTGGATTTTTCAGCACCGGCCGGTTGA
- a CDS encoding Y-family DNA polymerase, with amino-acid sequence MTAFALSDGNSFYCSCERVFDPKLEKRPVIVLSNNDGCAVARTSEAKALGIKMGQPYFQIKDLCRQEGVVALSSNYALYGDMSRRMNVVYNRFSPETEVYSIDETFLDVEHVPRKDRTAWASELRATTCQWTGIPTCVGIGPTKTLAKLANKAAKTLATGVLDLTDPDEQARVMADFPIGDVWGIGRANQAKLLALDIQFAGQLRDMEPKKARGIMTVVGEKIVHELNGRSCMDLESVAPQRQGCAVTRSFGQRVTSRIEMEQAVAGYATRLGEKLRRHGLATDYVTVFMHTSPFNDDEPQRNVSMTVDIPEATNDTMQLIKAARRAVEGLWKSGYRYSKAGIVTQDLVPPGLAQRSLFDGLDHDRAAKVMAAMDEANRRWGRATVVPAAVGIASRSPFTTKFEMRSPRYTTRWDELPVCR; translated from the coding sequence ATGACCGCGTTCGCCCTGAGCGACGGCAACAGCTTCTATTGCTCCTGCGAACGCGTGTTCGATCCCAAGCTCGAGAAGCGACCTGTCATCGTGCTGAGCAACAACGACGGCTGCGCCGTTGCGCGCACCAGCGAAGCCAAGGCCCTTGGCATCAAGATGGGCCAGCCCTACTTCCAGATCAAAGACCTGTGCCGGCAGGAGGGCGTCGTCGCCCTGTCGAGCAACTATGCTCTTTATGGCGACATGAGCCGGCGCATGAACGTGGTCTACAACCGGTTCTCGCCCGAAACCGAGGTCTATTCGATCGACGAGACCTTCCTCGACGTCGAGCATGTGCCGCGCAAGGACAGGACCGCCTGGGCGAGCGAGCTGCGGGCCACCACGTGCCAGTGGACCGGCATCCCGACCTGCGTGGGCATCGGCCCCACCAAGACCCTCGCCAAGCTGGCCAACAAGGCCGCAAAGACCCTGGCCACTGGTGTTCTGGACCTGACCGATCCAGACGAGCAGGCTCGGGTGATGGCCGACTTCCCGATCGGCGACGTCTGGGGCATCGGGCGTGCCAACCAGGCCAAACTCCTGGCCCTGGACATCCAGTTCGCCGGCCAGCTGCGCGACATGGAGCCCAAGAAGGCGCGTGGCATCATGACAGTGGTGGGGGAGAAGATCGTCCACGAGCTCAATGGCAGGTCCTGCATGGACCTCGAGTCGGTGGCGCCGCAGCGCCAGGGCTGCGCCGTGACCCGATCGTTCGGCCAGCGCGTGACCTCACGCATCGAGATGGAGCAGGCGGTTGCCGGTTATGCCACTCGACTGGGCGAGAAGCTCCGGCGTCATGGCCTGGCCACGGACTACGTCACCGTGTTCATGCACACCAGCCCGTTCAACGACGACGAGCCGCAGCGCAATGTCAGCATGACCGTCGATATCCCCGAGGCCACCAACGACACGATGCAGCTGATCAAGGCGGCCCGGCGCGCCGTCGAGGGGCTCTGGAAATCCGGCTACCGGTACTCCAAGGCCGGCATCGTCACCCAGGACCTGGTCCCGCCCGGATTGGCGCAGCGGTCGCTGTTCGATGGTCTCGACCACGACCGGGCCGCCAAGGTCATGGCCGCCATGGATGAAGCCAACCGGCGCTGGGGACGGGCCACCGTGGTGCCTGCGGCAGTTGGCATTGCCAGCCGGTCGCCGTTCACCACCAAGTTCGAGATGCGGTCGCCGCGGTACACGACACGGTGGGACGAACTGCCGGTGTGTCGGTGA
- a CDS encoding thermonuclease family protein, whose protein sequence is MAVHRFNPKRRPSRHSSSARAQRDIVTPLLAAAAVIAVGVLGWVASDQFLHGTDSAGAIVTTQRADEGRRVNIGMCGQDRYTCVVDGDTVWLDGVNLRLQSYDTPEPYDDICGGAAEVALAKRASSRLLQLLNANSFVVQSSGKDRYDRTLATILIGGRDVGDILIEEGLARRWPDGEEFWC, encoded by the coding sequence ATGGCAGTTCACCGTTTCAATCCCAAACGACGTCCCAGCAGACACAGTTCTTCGGCGAGAGCGCAGCGAGACATCGTCACGCCGTTATTGGCCGCCGCAGCCGTAATCGCCGTGGGCGTCTTGGGCTGGGTGGCATCCGATCAGTTCCTGCATGGGACCGACAGCGCAGGTGCAATCGTCACGACCCAGAGAGCGGACGAGGGACGGCGCGTGAACATCGGCATGTGCGGTCAGGATCGCTACACCTGTGTGGTCGACGGCGACACGGTCTGGCTCGATGGCGTGAATCTGCGTCTGCAGAGCTATGACACCCCGGAACCATACGACGACATATGCGGGGGCGCCGCTGAGGTGGCGTTGGCGAAACGTGCCAGCTCCCGGTTGCTGCAACTGCTGAACGCAAACTCATTCGTGGTCCAAAGCTCGGGGAAGGATCGCTACGATCGCACATTGGCGACCATCTTGATCGGGGGCCGGGATGTCGGCGATATCCTCATCGAAGAAGGCCTGGCACGTCGCTGGCCCGATGGGGAGGAGTTCTGGTGCTGA
- a CDS encoding AAA family ATPase, producing MDSIDEDEFPDLELDQDEEPTPAKRPAKIGGPRTASELLPQALIENAIGMEGIARIQETRAFCLVVQAPSPDWVAPLHRYLKSTGKYWDFHHSKSAAPKYRSPQDDLAIEQATRALTSGGRCLGVSHQLNYLPPAMVSAADMHLVLPPPNAKVVAAVIRAVTGRLPRKLEDQTIAALDFDEIASAIRSGSSAKACVDRLRAAAAKKVHHDKSIIDAPRLEDLHGYGKAKEWCEDLVADLEAWRRGEIPFTAISANVVLAGVPGVGKTTLMKSLARSAGVPLISTSVSAWFANSPGYLDSIIKQIDSVFAEARDAAPAILFLDEIDAVPNRATLSSRGADWWLPVITHLLTTLDGAISGATENVMVIAATNHPERLDSALTRSGRLSRIINIPRPDADALAGIFRQHLGADLPGEDLSQAAAMAMGATGADVVELVKNARRRARAAQRPMVLADLMAAVAPDETRSTDLLRRIAVHEAGHAVIAHANGMGRILGISIVQSGDTGGFAHIDNDGRLPTKQDVEKLVMQRLGGRAAEEVLLGLVGTGSGGSKDSDLAVATRQVALMHLGLGMGDSLVYRADESGVDSILSFDARMTALVEEDLQRLYADAMALARRHVDLIEAVADDLQVRRHIGPGRFLELVDRVHGARQMKEIGNG from the coding sequence ATGGACAGCATCGACGAAGACGAATTCCCGGACCTGGAACTTGACCAGGACGAAGAGCCCACGCCTGCCAAGAGGCCTGCCAAGATCGGCGGGCCGAGAACCGCAAGCGAGTTGCTGCCACAGGCATTGATCGAGAACGCCATCGGCATGGAAGGCATCGCCCGCATCCAGGAGACCAGGGCATTCTGCCTGGTCGTGCAGGCACCTTCCCCCGACTGGGTTGCACCGCTCCACCGATACCTGAAGTCCACGGGCAAGTACTGGGACTTCCATCACAGCAAGTCCGCTGCCCCAAAGTACCGCTCCCCGCAGGACGACCTTGCCATCGAACAGGCCACGCGGGCGCTGACCTCCGGAGGCCGATGCCTCGGCGTCTCACATCAGCTGAACTATTTGCCGCCTGCCATGGTGTCGGCGGCCGATATGCACCTGGTGCTGCCGCCGCCCAACGCCAAGGTGGTGGCCGCCGTCATCAGGGCCGTCACCGGTCGCTTGCCCAGAAAGCTCGAAGATCAGACCATTGCGGCGCTGGACTTCGATGAGATCGCGTCGGCGATCCGCTCCGGCTCGTCGGCAAAGGCGTGCGTCGACCGGCTGCGTGCCGCAGCCGCCAAGAAGGTCCATCACGACAAGTCGATCATCGATGCGCCTCGGCTCGAGGACTTGCACGGCTATGGCAAGGCCAAGGAATGGTGCGAGGACCTTGTGGCCGACCTCGAAGCATGGCGGCGCGGGGAGATCCCGTTCACCGCCATCTCGGCCAACGTGGTGCTGGCCGGCGTTCCGGGCGTGGGCAAGACCACGTTGATGAAGAGCCTGGCCAGATCGGCAGGCGTGCCGCTGATCTCCACGTCGGTCAGTGCGTGGTTCGCCAACTCACCCGGTTATCTCGACAGCATCATCAAGCAGATCGATTCCGTTTTCGCGGAAGCCCGGGATGCGGCGCCAGCCATCCTGTTCCTCGATGAAATCGACGCCGTTCCGAACCGGGCCACCCTCTCCTCGAGAGGCGCCGATTGGTGGCTGCCGGTGATCACGCATCTGCTCACGACGCTGGACGGCGCCATTTCGGGGGCCACCGAGAACGTCATGGTCATCGCAGCGACCAACCACCCCGAACGCCTTGATAGTGCGCTGACAAGGAGTGGTCGCCTTTCTCGGATCATCAACATTCCCCGGCCTGATGCCGATGCACTGGCCGGCATCTTCCGACAGCACCTTGGAGCCGATCTGCCGGGCGAGGATCTCAGCCAGGCCGCAGCGATGGCAATGGGCGCCACGGGCGCCGATGTGGTCGAGCTCGTCAAGAATGCCCGGCGACGGGCACGGGCAGCCCAGCGGCCGATGGTGCTTGCCGATCTCATGGCCGCAGTTGCGCCAGATGAAACCCGGTCAACGGATCTGCTGCGCCGCATCGCGGTCCATGAGGCAGGGCATGCCGTGATCGCCCATGCCAATGGCATGGGCCGCATCCTCGGCATCTCCATCGTGCAGAGCGGGGATACCGGTGGGTTCGCACACATCGACAACGATGGCCGCCTGCCGACCAAGCAGGATGTCGAGAAGCTGGTCATGCAAAGGCTGGGAGGCCGCGCGGCCGAAGAGGTCCTCCTTGGTCTGGTGGGGACGGGTTCCGGCGGGTCCAAGGACAGCGATCTTGCTGTTGCCACGCGCCAGGTTGCCCTGATGCATCTTGGGCTCGGAATGGGCGACAGCCTCGTCTACCGAGCGGACGAGTCGGGCGTCGACAGTATCCTGTCGTTCGACGCCCGCATGACCGCGCTGGTCGAGGAGGACCTGCAGCGCCTCTACGCCGATGCCATGGCCCTGGCCAGGCGGCACGTCGATCTGATCGAGGCGGTTGCCGATGACCTGCAGGTGCGTCGCCACATCGGGCCCGGCCGGTTCCTCGAACTGGTCGACCGTGTCCATGGTGCCCGCCAGATGAAGGAGATCGGTAATGGATGA
- a CDS encoding LexA family protein, whose protein sequence is MLVDQIAMEPGGMPVPITSLVEFQIRFVGQQVHAGFPSPADDFIETSVDLNQVLIQNSTATFLWRVAGDCMIDCKIFPGDVVIVDRSLVPRHRSIVLAIIDNAPTLKRVKRMGSRMVLHNENATLPAFTVTEGTDVSIWGVVTATIRDLSK, encoded by the coding sequence ATGCTGGTCGACCAAATTGCCATGGAGCCCGGCGGCATGCCGGTGCCAATCACCTCCCTGGTCGAGTTTCAGATCCGATTCGTCGGGCAGCAGGTGCATGCTGGTTTCCCGTCCCCGGCCGACGACTTCATCGAGACGTCTGTCGACCTCAACCAGGTCCTGATCCAGAACTCGACCGCGACCTTCCTGTGGCGCGTGGCCGGCGACTGCATGATCGACTGCAAGATCTTCCCAGGCGATGTGGTGATCGTCGATCGCTCCCTGGTTCCGCGCCATCGCTCGATCGTGCTGGCCATCATCGACAATGCGCCAACCCTGAAGCGGGTGAAGCGCATGGGCAGCCGCATGGTGCTCCATAACGAGAATGCCACGCTGCCGGCCTTCACGGTGACCGAAGGGACGGACGTGTCGATCTGGGGCGTGGTCACGGCGACCATCCGCGACCTGAGCAAATGA
- a CDS encoding DUF262 domain-containing protein, with translation MKPYTRSIIELFDGKKRFLIPLYQRQYAWKAQPQLELLWEDIDRSVQRLEQDRSSLTPHFMGAIVIAQVKTFGKQVQAYEIIDGQQRLTTFQLLLAAIRDVAKANGSRYEAELQKYLLNDGVMENQEVERFKLWPSLNDRRSFISIIDPHVDPHVLGPKPVDEEGIIRRSVAAHAYFKEKIAAHVDDNGSFDEHRLELLFEALKDGLAIVSIELEGGDDPQTIFETLNSRGVDLTPGDLMRNFIFQRAKGLGQADHSLLVDKLYEKHWLPLDRAFWGQPASRGRQSRQRLDWMLTDHLSMHIGNLVSVENLFDSYRRWILNSRPFPHVTAELESISATAAIEKRLFDQDPKDPIGNFGRFADAFDVSTAMPLVLYLATEDTVGADIDRALAVLESYILRRDICGSPTKNYNRFFIGIIDRLRAAEGNKIDALVLYLSSRQSDLDRWPDDVEWQRSWLGRNQYKGARQPRLRYIFEAIELAKRTALNEDIEIKSALSIEHIMPQKWRTNWPIPGFDHLDDDTDPEHVARKVERDGVIDNLGNLTLLTGPLNTSVSNGPYSTKMPAVRAHSSLALNRDLIEYDHWNEETISARGLDLFGIAKKIWVAPTRGVDQSALNDLAGDGVKLPPDGTECKFTYAGVDYAGTIEEGHLVVDGVDRPFATFSGASKTITRTNRNGWNDWYLRDQMGGWILADDWRQQAADVPVLESLDED, from the coding sequence ATGAAGCCTTACACTCGCTCCATCATCGAGCTATTCGATGGCAAGAAGAGGTTCCTTATCCCTCTCTACCAGCGGCAATACGCTTGGAAGGCCCAGCCTCAGCTAGAACTGCTCTGGGAGGACATCGATCGATCAGTCCAGCGGCTAGAGCAGGATCGCTCGTCGCTGACGCCTCACTTCATGGGCGCCATCGTCATTGCCCAAGTCAAGACTTTCGGCAAGCAGGTCCAGGCATACGAGATCATCGACGGGCAGCAGCGTCTCACGACATTCCAGCTCCTCCTTGCCGCGATACGTGATGTCGCCAAGGCGAATGGATCAAGGTACGAGGCCGAGCTGCAGAAGTATCTCCTCAACGACGGCGTAATGGAGAACCAAGAGGTCGAGCGCTTCAAGCTCTGGCCATCACTGAACGACCGACGGTCCTTCATCAGCATCATCGATCCACATGTTGACCCCCATGTACTGGGACCCAAGCCGGTTGATGAAGAGGGAATCATAAGGCGCTCGGTCGCGGCGCATGCCTATTTCAAGGAAAAGATCGCTGCCCACGTCGATGATAATGGCAGCTTCGATGAGCACCGGCTCGAGCTCCTCTTTGAAGCGTTGAAGGATGGGCTCGCAATCGTGTCCATCGAGCTGGAAGGTGGTGACGATCCCCAGACAATCTTTGAGACCCTGAACAGCCGCGGCGTGGATCTGACGCCGGGCGATCTGATGCGCAATTTCATATTCCAGCGCGCAAAGGGTCTCGGCCAAGCTGACCATTCATTGCTGGTCGACAAGCTATACGAGAAGCACTGGCTGCCGCTTGATCGTGCCTTCTGGGGCCAGCCCGCATCGCGTGGCCGTCAGTCTCGCCAGAGATTGGACTGGATGTTGACCGATCATCTGTCGATGCATATCGGCAATCTGGTCTCGGTGGAGAACCTGTTCGACAGTTACCGGCGTTGGATACTCAATTCCCGCCCCTTCCCGCATGTCACCGCCGAGCTGGAGTCTATCTCCGCCACGGCGGCGATTGAGAAACGGCTGTTCGACCAAGACCCCAAGGATCCTATTGGCAACTTTGGCCGCTTTGCCGATGCATTTGACGTCTCTACAGCTATGCCCCTGGTCCTCTATCTTGCGACCGAGGACACCGTGGGTGCCGATATCGACAGAGCGCTTGCTGTGCTCGAGAGCTACATATTGCGACGTGATATTTGTGGCTCACCCACGAAGAACTACAACCGCTTCTTCATTGGCATCATCGACCGGCTTCGTGCGGCTGAAGGCAACAAGATCGACGCGCTGGTTCTCTATCTGTCGAGCCGGCAGTCCGATCTTGATCGTTGGCCAGACGACGTTGAATGGCAGCGTTCCTGGCTGGGGCGCAACCAGTACAAGGGCGCCCGGCAACCACGGCTACGCTACATATTCGAGGCCATCGAACTCGCCAAAAGAACGGCGCTCAACGAAGACATCGAGATCAAGTCGGCGCTTTCGATTGAGCACATCATGCCTCAGAAATGGCGGACGAATTGGCCGATTCCCGGCTTCGACCATCTTGATGATGATACCGATCCAGAGCATGTCGCTCGAAAGGTCGAGCGGGACGGCGTGATCGACAACCTGGGTAACCTCACCCTGCTCACCGGGCCACTTAATACCTCCGTATCAAACGGACCTTACTCGACGAAAATGCCGGCGGTGCGCGCCCATTCGAGCCTTGCACTGAACCGTGACCTGATCGAGTACGATCATTGGAACGAGGAGACAATTTCAGCCCGAGGGCTGGATCTCTTCGGGATTGCCAAGAAGATATGGGTTGCTCCGACCAGGGGAGTGGACCAGTCCGCGCTCAACGATCTTGCCGGCGACGGCGTCAAACTCCCTCCAGACGGAACGGAGTGCAAGTTCACCTATGCGGGTGTGGACTACGCTGGGACCATCGAGGAAGGTCATTTGGTGGTGGACGGGGTAGATCGACCGTTCGCGACGTTCTCTGGCGCTTCGAAAACGATCACCCGAACGAACCGCAACGGCTGGAACGACTGGTATCTCCGCGACCAGATGGGTGGCTGGATACTGGCAGATGACTGGCGCCAGCAAGCGGCTGATGTGCCCGTTTTGGAGAGCCTGGATGAAGATTGA
- a CDS encoding CsbD family protein, with protein MDWNRVEGSWKQMTGKVKEQWGKLTDDDITEINGNREQLEGKIQERYGKAKDEVKKDVDDWYGRQNW; from the coding sequence ATGGACTGGAACCGCGTTGAAGGCAGCTGGAAGCAGATGACCGGCAAGGTGAAGGAGCAGTGGGGCAAGCTCACCGACGACGACATCACCGAGATCAATGGCAACCGCGAGCAGCTCGAGGGCAAGATCCAGGAGCGCTACGGCAAGGCCAAGGATGAAGTGAAGAAGGACGTCGACGACTGGTACGGTCGTCAGAACTGGTAA
- a CDS encoding ATP-binding protein, protein MTDKNKTDYAEMLKKPEYENLRTLLRDKIVPTRQLNLITSQVARAQQQIAARFNEGAFWSADNSLPIDGVLIVGESGSGKSFGLRYAMQTLPAIALLDGGVMESSPFYVDTPTHGTFSMLAKEIVRRADGVDVREPKDQDAPGKAISAIGRHGFTMVAVDEISRIINPQRHNTKGLAVQSHLVWTMAIELLNLSTSPTPIALSGLPHVLDSFMITDKKEDAQKVRREAHRRMRIVRLPELDPGLDRDMLLGAIHKYCEVAKVETKLTEADHIVPRLVHASFNQAGSALEWIQKAVALAKVRPRGKLDREDFAYVYGDMTSAARSANPFLASGWDRIDIGKIAPRSFSEAIAKPEAA, encoded by the coding sequence ATGACCGATAAGAACAAGACCGATTACGCGGAGATGCTCAAGAAGCCGGAATACGAAAACCTGCGCACGTTGTTGCGGGACAAAATCGTCCCGACCCGCCAGCTCAATCTCATCACCTCACAAGTTGCGCGTGCCCAGCAGCAGATCGCAGCCCGGTTCAATGAGGGTGCCTTCTGGAGCGCGGACAACAGCCTCCCTATCGATGGCGTGCTGATCGTCGGCGAATCCGGCTCTGGAAAGAGCTTCGGCCTCAGATACGCGATGCAGACATTGCCTGCCATTGCCTTGCTGGATGGCGGGGTCATGGAGAGCTCACCTTTTTATGTCGACACGCCAACGCACGGCACCTTCTCGATGCTGGCCAAGGAGATCGTGCGCCGCGCCGATGGTGTCGATGTCCGCGAACCCAAGGACCAGGACGCACCAGGAAAGGCGATCTCCGCAATCGGCAGGCATGGCTTTACCATGGTGGCCGTCGACGAGATTTCCCGCATCATCAACCCCCAACGCCACAATACCAAGGGACTGGCGGTGCAGTCGCATCTGGTGTGGACGATGGCGATCGAGTTGCTCAACTTGAGCACCTCTCCAACACCCATCGCGTTGAGCGGCCTACCGCACGTACTCGACAGCTTCATGATTACTGACAAGAAGGAAGATGCTCAGAAGGTTCGGCGGGAAGCGCATCGCCGGATGAGGATCGTGAGATTGCCAGAACTGGACCCTGGACTGGATCGGGACATGCTTCTAGGGGCCATCCATAAGTACTGCGAGGTCGCCAAAGTCGAGACCAAACTGACAGAGGCCGACCATATCGTTCCGCGTCTCGTCCACGCCTCGTTCAATCAGGCAGGATCGGCGTTGGAATGGATCCAGAAGGCGGTCGCACTTGCGAAGGTACGTCCACGGGGCAAGCTGGACCGCGAAGACTTTGCCTATGTGTATGGCGACATGACCTCGGCTGCACGTAGCGCCAATCCATTTCTGGCGAGCGGCTGGGATCGCATCGACATCGGCAAGATCGCCCCACGCAGTTTCTCTGAGGCCATCGCGAAGCCGGAAGCGGCCTGA